The genome window AAGATCGCGGAGAATAGCGCGAGCAACCCCAGGTTCGCCGTTTAGAAACAATGACGCCGCTTCGTCCAGCATTGTCCTGGCAAATGCCGGATCGTCATGAAGCAGTTCCTTGACAGATTCATGAAAGTCTCGCGTGAGTGCCACGCGGTTTGCCTTATGTTTGTGCATTTGGATTACTGCCCGCCTTCTCTTCGGGTTTTGTATTCGTCATAAAGCTTCCCGGCTCGCTCGATATCCGTTTGCTGCCGAGCCTTGGTACCTCCACCGAACAGGACTATCAAGTCATTCCCCTCCATCGCGAAATACACCCTGGCCCCCAATTAATGCGCAATTCATAAACCGAACCTACGCGTTTGATGTTGGACGTGTTTCCGTCTTCGAGCCGATAGAGGGCCGTTAGTACCTTTGACCTTGCTTGTCGATCGAGCTTTTCGATCCAAGACTTGTATGGAACCGAACCATCGGAGCGAGCGTAGCCGATGAGATGAAACATCACGAAGCGATAGTAACGTATACGTTACTATCGCGTCAAGTCCCGCTATCTACGCGTTGCTGGCGATACCCAGGTTCTCGGCGATCCGGCGGAAGAAGCTGGGGCGGGCGTTTGCGTCTTGTGGGCGTTGTTGGAGGAGGCGGGCGGCAATGTCCTGCACGCATCGGGTCGCGGGCGCGCCGGGGAAGCGAAGCGTGAACGGTTGCGACTGCATGACAGCCTGCTGCACGTGGGGATCGCGTGGGACGTGACCCATGTAGGTGAGGCTGCGGCCGAGGAACTGCTGGGCGACGTGACCAATTTTTTGCGCGACCGCTTTCCCCTGTTGTTCGTTCAGGGCCTGATTGATGATTAGACGAAAGACCGCGTCGTCGCGTTGCTGGAATATAGTCTTGATCATCGCGTAAGCATCGACGATCGACGACGGCTCCGGCGTCGTTACGAGCATGACTTCGTCCGCGGCGGCAGCAAAGGCGACTGCATTTTGTCCGATGCCCGCCATCGTATCGATAATGATGAAATCCGAAGACTGCTGAAGTTCTTCCAGTCCGTTCAAGACGTTTTGGCGCGCGTTCGGTCCGAGATCGGCGAAGCGCGAGATGCCCGAACTGCCCGGCACGACGCGAATGCCGCCGGGCCCGGTCGCCAGGATATCGAGCATCCGTTTCTCGCCGGTGACGACGTGTTGCAGGTTGTACAGCGAATTGAGACCAAGCAGCACTTCGACATTTGCGAGACCGAGGTCCGCGTCGAGCACGGTGACGCTTGCGCCGCGTTGCGCGAGCGCGATCGCAAGATTGACGCTCGTGTTTGTCTTGCCGACGCCGCCCTTGCCGCTCGTCACCGCAAGCACGCGCCCCGCGCCCTGGTTCCGCCGCACAAAATCGCGCAAGTGGTTTGCCTGT of Candidatus Hydrogenedentota bacterium contains these proteins:
- a CDS encoding MinD/ParA family protein codes for the protein MSRNVATQANHLRDFVRRNQGAGRVLAVTSGKGGVGKTNTSVNLAIALAQRGASVTVLDADLGLANVEVLLGLNSLYNLQHVVTGEKRMLDILATGPGGIRVVPGSSGISRFADLGPNARQNVLNGLEELQQSSDFIIIDTMAGIGQNAVAFAAAADEVMLVTTPEPSSIVDAYAMIKTIFQQRDDAVFRLIINQALNEQQGKAVAQKIGHVAQQFLGRSLTYMGHVPRDPHVQQAVMQSQPFTLRFPGAPATRCVQDIAARLLQQRPQDANARPSFFRRIAENLGIASNA